A window of the Equus asinus isolate D_3611 breed Donkey chromosome 20, EquAss-T2T_v2, whole genome shotgun sequence genome harbors these coding sequences:
- the MISP3 gene encoding uncharacterized protein MISP3, producing MEPLMETPIEREIRRSCEREESLRRSRGLSPGRARRELVELRVRPVLSLPGPGPALPRAVERARAGAQMQRDIEREAHRQAALALPPGPEPRARQPPPPPLGELKRFFEAAGGGGSSPAAEGGAGLQQLPEAGSRPHSAAQGRCPVLARAPSPLAPSLLEQEVREVQERERELQRQRLSVYGTAEFRDPAPSLTASRGDGKLAVIWPPRRKASENGLEQEERKP from the exons ATGGAGCCGCTCATGGAGACGCCCATCGAGCGCGAAATCCGCCGCAGCTGCGAACGCGAGGAGAGCCTGCGCCGGAGCCGAGGGCTGAGCCCCGGCCGTGCGCGCCGCGAACTCGTGGAGCTGCGCGTGCGGCCGGTGCTCAGCCTGCCGGGCCCCGGCCCCGCGCTCCCGCGCGCCGTGGAGCGCGCGCGGGCGGGCGCGCAGATGCAGCGGGACATCGAGCGGGAGGCTCACCGGCAGGCGGCGCTGGCGCTCCCCCCGGGCCCGGAGCCGCGCGCCcggcagccgccgccgccgccgctgggCGAGCTCAAGCGCTTCTTCGAGGCcgccggcggcggcggctcctcgCCAGCGGCGGAGGGCGGCGCGGGCCTGCAGCAGCTGCCGGAGGCCGGAAGCCGGCCGCACTCGGCGGCGCAGGGCCGGTGCCCGGTGCTGGCCCGCGCGCCCTCGCCCCTCGCGCCGTCCCTGCTGGAGCAGGAGGTGCGCGAGGTGCAGGAGCGCGAGCGAGAGCTGCAGCGCCAGCGGCTCAGCGTCTACGGCACCGCCGAGTTCCGGGACCCGGCGCCCAGCCTCACAG CGAGCAGGGGTGATGGAAAGCTGGCGGTGATCTGGCCTCCGCGCAGAAAGGCCTCGGAGAACGGCCTGGAGCAG GAGGAGCGGAAGCCTTGA